A region of the Mesoterricola sediminis genome:
TGGCGCGGGGCACGGCCAGGTCGCGGGTGCCCCGGCCGCTGGCGAGGACGTCGTAGACCGCCGCCTCCAGGGCCGCGGCCTCCGCCGCCAGGCCCAGGGCGTGCCGGAGCAGCATCGCCGCGCTCAGGATGGCGCCGAAGGGGTTGGCCACGTCCTGCCCCGCGAGGTCGGGGGCGGAGCCGTGCACCGGCTCGAAGAGGGCCACCGCGCCCCCGAGGCTGGCGCTGGGGAGCATGCCGAGGCCGCCGGTGAGCACGGAGGCCTCGTCGCTGAGGATGTCCCCGAACATGTTGTCGGTGAGGATCACGTCGAAGGAGGCGGGGCGGGTGACGATGGCCATGGCGCAGGCGTCCACGTAGAGGTGGTCCAGGGCCACGTCCGGATAGTCCGCGGCCACCTCCTTCACCACCGTCCGCCACAGCTGGCTCGATTCGAGCACGTTGGCCTTGTCGACGCTGGTCACGCGGCGCCGGCGGCCCCGGGCCGCCTCGAAGGCGGCGCGGGCGATGCGCTCGACCTCGAACCGGGCGTAGGCCAGGGTGTTCACGCCACGCTCGGCCGTGAGGCTCCGGGGCTCGGCGAAGTAGAGCCCGCCGGCCAGTTCCCGGACGATCATCATGTCGGTGCCGCGGACGATCTCCTCCCGCAGGGGCGAGGCGCCGGCGAGCATCGGGTGCACGAAGGCGGGGCGCAGGTTCGCGTAGACGCCGAGGCCCGCCCGCAGGCGGAGCAGGCCCGTCTCGGGCTTCAGGGGGTTGGGGTTGGCGTCGAACCGGGGGTGCCCGACCGCGCCCAGGAGCACCGCGTCGGAGGCGAGGCAGGCCTCCAGCGTCGAGGCCGGGAGGGGATCCCCGCAGGCGTCCAGCGCCGCGCCGCCGACGGGCAGGGCCTGGCAGACGAAGGTGTGGCCGCCCAGGTCCGCGATGCGGTCCAGGCACCCGAGGGCCTCGCGGACCACTTCGGGGCCGATGCCGTCTCCTGGAAGCACTGCGATCCGGGCCTTCATGGGGGACTCCTCCTCGCCGCGCTGGGCGCGCGGAGGTCCATTAGGCACGGCCGCGGCCGGGAGCGTCCACGACTATCCACAAACCTACCGGTCCGATAACCGGGGGCAATCACCGGCGTTCGGGATCCAGGACGGCGCCCCGGTCGGCGCTCGTCACCATCCGGAGGTAGCGACCGAGCCAGCCGTTCCGCCGCGGCGGCGCCGGGGGCGTCCAGGCCGCTTCGCGCGCCGCCCATTCGCCGTCGGGGATCAGCAGGTCCAGGCGGCGCGCCGGGATGTCGATGCGCACGGGGTCGCCGTCCCGCACCAGGCCGATGGGTCCGCCCTGGGCGGCCTCCGGGCTCACGTGGCCGATGCAGAGGCCGGCGGTGCCCCCCGAGAAGCGCCCGTCGGTGACGAGGGCCACGGCGCGGCCCAGGCCCTGGCCCTTGATCATGGAGGTGGGCGAGAGCATCTCGGGCATACCCGGTCCGCCCCGGGGCCCTTCGTAGCGGATGAACACCACGTCCCCCGGCCGCACCTCCCGGCGGCCCAGGGCGGCCAGGGCGGCGTCCTGGCCCTCGAAGACCCGGGCGTACCCCTCGAACACGTGGCAGCCGGGGTCCACGCCGGCGCTCTTGACCACGGCGCCGCCGGGGGCCAGGTTCCCGAAGAGCACGGCGAGGCCCCCGTCCGGGGAGAAGGCGTCCTCCAGCCGCCGGATGACGGTCCCGTCCGGGTCCGGGGCGGCGGCGGCGAGGTCCCCGAGGGTGCCCCCGGCCGCCGTCGGGCACGCGAGGTCCAGCAGACCCTCCCGGCGGGAGAGCTCCTTCAGGATGGCGGGGACGCCGCCGGCGGCGTCCACGTCCTGGATGTGGACGTCGCTGACGGAAGGCGAGACCT
Encoded here:
- the leuB gene encoding 3-isopropylmalate dehydrogenase, giving the protein MKARIAVLPGDGIGPEVVREALGCLDRIADLGGHTFVCQALPVGGAALDACGDPLPASTLEACLASDAVLLGAVGHPRFDANPNPLKPETGLLRLRAGLGVYANLRPAFVHPMLAGASPLREEIVRGTDMMIVRELAGGLYFAEPRSLTAERGVNTLAYARFEVERIARAAFEAARGRRRRVTSVDKANVLESSQLWRTVVKEVAADYPDVALDHLYVDACAMAIVTRPASFDVILTDNMFGDILSDEASVLTGGLGMLPSASLGGAVALFEPVHGSAPDLAGQDVANPFGAILSAAMLLRHALGLAAEAAALEAAVYDVLASGRGTRDLAVPRATLGTAEAGEAVRAALVPRLQGIPA